The Sorangiineae bacterium MSr11367 genome window below encodes:
- a CDS encoding tetratricopeptide repeat protein, with product MALVVDAFDVVVRVEALPDGVKAFARTVPNATFCTDGVIARASFMNVSDREHFGRRLAGLAPESLACVDRARGLDAETTWLAFGPYAGVMAVWVAGVSPGPLVVPISWRPDANAHYTQEEAEKYLEYVGTEQGVEVYRDKRTGKKLYTARTRPSVDPEVAAKLEALRKETANEVMPLVVPPRKLGFFETRKVKRAITQFERVLVTLPDDWSTLWFVGMCRRAVARHTEALDAFRRAYAENPGQPDVGREYAIQCMMGGEGHEAVRVAREGHARFPQDAGLQANLGLALLIGGDLDEALAVVESAHERQPDDAITANVLRLVRNVKAGRSPRPTKIP from the coding sequence GTGGCCCTCGTGGTCGATGCCTTCGACGTGGTGGTGCGGGTCGAGGCCCTGCCCGACGGGGTGAAGGCCTTTGCCCGCACCGTGCCGAACGCCACCTTCTGCACCGACGGCGTGATTGCCCGCGCGAGCTTCATGAACGTGAGCGATCGCGAACACTTCGGGCGACGTTTGGCCGGTCTCGCGCCGGAATCTCTGGCGTGCGTCGACAGGGCGCGCGGATTGGATGCAGAGACGACGTGGCTCGCCTTCGGGCCCTATGCCGGCGTCATGGCCGTGTGGGTCGCGGGCGTGTCGCCGGGGCCGCTCGTTGTGCCCATTTCGTGGCGACCGGATGCGAACGCGCACTACACGCAGGAGGAGGCGGAGAAGTACCTCGAGTACGTCGGCACGGAGCAGGGCGTCGAGGTCTACCGCGACAAGCGCACGGGAAAAAAGCTGTACACCGCGCGCACGCGCCCATCCGTGGATCCGGAGGTCGCCGCGAAGCTCGAAGCGTTGCGGAAGGAGACGGCGAACGAGGTCATGCCCCTCGTCGTGCCGCCGAGGAAGCTCGGGTTCTTCGAGACGCGCAAAGTCAAACGCGCCATCACGCAATTCGAGCGCGTGCTGGTGACGTTGCCCGACGATTGGTCCACCCTTTGGTTCGTCGGCATGTGCCGTCGCGCCGTCGCCCGGCACACCGAAGCATTGGACGCCTTTCGCCGCGCGTACGCGGAGAATCCCGGTCAGCCCGACGTCGGTCGCGAGTACGCCATCCAATGCATGATGGGCGGGGAGGGCCACGAAGCGGTTCGCGTGGCCCGCGAGGGCCATGCGCGCTTTCCGCAGGACGCGGGCTTGCAAGCCAACTTGGGCCTGGCCCTCCTCATCGGCGGAGATCTCGACGAAGCGCTCGCGGTGGTGGAATCCGCCCACGAGCGCCAGCCGGACGACGCCATCACGGCGAACGTCCTCCGGCTGGTCCGAAACGTCAAAGCGGGCCGCTCCCCCCGCCCGACGAAGATCCCCTAG
- a CDS encoding ThuA domain-containing protein: MTISSEAWSKCIPLIVLVLAGCSIRGNTGSAGPRESNELNANAIPPSDYQHVQLALGAAELGEPMSLTVLPDRSVLHTARDGTVRLTDSAGNTKVAGKLNVYAHDEEGLQGVAADPGFTSNRFIYLYYSPTLNTPAGDAPATGTAAEFEAWKGHLNLSRFVLKTDGTLDMASEKIVLEVPNDRGQCCHVGGDIDFDASGNLYLSTGDDTNPFDSSGFTPIDERTDRNPQYDAQRSAGNTNDLRGKLLRIKPQADGSYTIPSGNLFAPGTAKTRPEIYAMGFRNPFRMSVDKATGIVYLGDYGPDAGTTDPNRGPSGQVEFDRVTGPGNYGWPYCTGTNTANETYTEYTFPSGPSGAKYDCANGPTNNSFRNTGLTTLPPAKPSWIRYAGDEGSPPEFGSGSESPMGGELYRFDANLSSAIKFPQSLDGRYFATEYGRRWIKAVEVRSDGSPGIIEDFPWAGTQIIDSRFGPDGALYVLDYGTGSDNQALYRIEYIGGQNRNPIAKAAADKTSGPIPLTVAFSSGGSSDPEGKPLTYAWNFGDGTSSTEANPTHTYTTKNTFQPTLTVRDPEGLTGSASLVVTAGNTAPTVNLQTPVHGQLFSFGDTVPFTVSVSDPEDGTIDCNKVKVTYLLGHDSHAHAITSKNGCSGSIVIPVDGEHDAAANIYGVFDAEYTDNGGLTSHSVKRLQPRHRQGEHFSAQNGIQIAGHGAAEGGNTVGFTDNGDWISFEPYALGNATKFTVRVSSGGVGGTLEVRAGSATGTLLGSVAVANTGGWETFVNLSTNVSNPPSGTTTLYLVFKGPTGQGNLFDVDAFTFESSQNADPDQVLVFSKTAGFRHDSIPAGLEAIRQLGAANGFSVTATEDGTAFNPSNLASFKAVVFLNTTMDVLDATQQNALQGYVDGGGGFVGVHAAADTEYDWPYYGQLVGAWFKSHPAGTPQAVVRTEDTSHPATSHLGPTWTRVDEWYNYRTNPRANVRVLQNVDESTYSGGEMGGDHPITWCHAQGSGRSFYTGLGHTIESYSDPAFRTLLLGGIRYATGAVTANCTPNGTPPSTIEGESFTSGSGVQIAAHGPASGGNTLGYIDNGDWAGYASVSTAGKTKFSARVSSAGAGGVIHIRSGSATGPELGSVNVSPTGGWETFATVSTTLTGNGSGALFLTFTGGSGSLFDIDTFTIAN; the protein is encoded by the coding sequence ATGACGATATCGTCCGAGGCATGGTCGAAGTGCATTCCGCTCATCGTGCTCGTACTCGCCGGTTGCAGCATCCGCGGCAATACCGGCAGCGCGGGCCCCCGCGAATCGAATGAGCTCAATGCCAACGCGATCCCGCCGTCCGATTATCAACATGTCCAACTGGCATTGGGCGCCGCCGAATTGGGCGAACCCATGTCGCTCACGGTGTTGCCCGATCGATCCGTGCTTCATACGGCGCGGGATGGGACGGTCCGGCTCACGGATTCCGCCGGCAATACCAAAGTAGCCGGCAAATTGAACGTGTACGCGCACGACGAAGAAGGGCTCCAAGGCGTTGCCGCCGACCCGGGCTTCACCAGCAATCGATTCATTTATCTGTACTATTCGCCCACGTTGAACACGCCCGCGGGCGATGCGCCGGCCACCGGCACCGCCGCCGAGTTCGAGGCGTGGAAGGGCCATCTCAATCTGTCGCGTTTCGTCCTGAAGACGGATGGCACCTTGGACATGGCCAGCGAGAAGATCGTGCTGGAGGTGCCCAACGACCGCGGCCAATGTTGCCACGTGGGCGGGGACATCGATTTCGACGCCTCGGGCAATCTGTATCTGAGCACCGGCGACGACACGAACCCGTTCGACTCCAGCGGATTCACCCCCATCGACGAGCGCACGGATCGAAATCCGCAGTACGATGCGCAGCGATCCGCGGGCAACACCAATGATTTGCGCGGGAAACTGCTGCGCATCAAGCCGCAGGCCGATGGGTCGTACACCATTCCGTCGGGGAACTTGTTCGCGCCGGGCACCGCGAAGACGCGGCCCGAGATTTACGCGATGGGCTTTCGCAATCCCTTCCGCATGTCCGTCGACAAAGCCACGGGCATCGTTTACCTCGGCGATTATGGCCCGGACGCAGGCACCACGGATCCCAACCGCGGCCCGAGTGGGCAGGTGGAGTTCGATCGCGTCACCGGTCCGGGCAACTACGGCTGGCCGTATTGCACGGGAACGAACACCGCCAACGAGACGTACACCGAGTACACCTTCCCCAGTGGGCCCTCGGGCGCCAAGTACGATTGCGCCAATGGCCCGACGAACAACTCGTTCCGAAACACCGGATTGACAACGTTGCCACCCGCCAAACCAAGCTGGATCCGGTACGCCGGCGACGAGGGCTCGCCGCCCGAATTCGGCAGCGGCTCCGAGTCGCCGATGGGCGGTGAGTTGTACCGGTTCGATGCGAATCTGAGCTCGGCCATCAAGTTTCCGCAGTCGCTCGACGGGCGCTACTTCGCCACCGAATACGGGCGTCGCTGGATCAAGGCGGTGGAAGTACGAAGCGACGGCTCGCCGGGCATCATCGAGGATTTCCCCTGGGCGGGCACCCAGATCATCGACTCGCGGTTCGGTCCCGACGGAGCGTTGTACGTGCTCGACTACGGCACCGGCAGCGACAACCAGGCGCTTTATCGCATCGAGTACATCGGCGGGCAAAACCGCAACCCCATTGCCAAGGCGGCCGCCGACAAGACATCGGGACCGATACCGCTCACCGTCGCGTTCTCGTCGGGCGGAAGCAGCGATCCCGAGGGCAAGCCGCTGACCTATGCGTGGAATTTCGGCGATGGCACCTCGTCGACGGAGGCGAATCCGACGCACACGTACACGACGAAGAACACGTTCCAGCCCACGCTCACGGTGCGCGATCCCGAGGGGCTTACGGGTTCGGCGAGCCTGGTGGTCACCGCGGGCAACACCGCACCCACGGTGAATTTGCAAACACCGGTGCACGGGCAACTCTTCTCCTTCGGCGACACGGTGCCCTTCACCGTGAGCGTGAGCGATCCCGAGGATGGCACCATCGATTGCAACAAGGTGAAGGTCACCTATTTGCTCGGGCACGATAGCCACGCGCACGCGATCACGTCCAAGAATGGGTGCTCGGGCTCGATCGTCATTCCGGTCGATGGGGAACATGACGCCGCGGCGAACATTTACGGTGTGTTCGACGCCGAATACACGGACAACGGCGGGCTCACCTCGCACAGCGTGAAGCGGCTGCAGCCGCGGCACCGGCAGGGCGAGCACTTCAGCGCGCAGAACGGGATTCAGATCGCCGGGCACGGCGCGGCCGAAGGCGGCAACACGGTCGGATTCACCGACAACGGCGATTGGATCTCCTTCGAGCCGTATGCGCTGGGCAACGCGACGAAGTTCACCGTGCGCGTTTCATCCGGCGGCGTCGGCGGCACCCTCGAGGTGCGCGCGGGCTCGGCCACCGGCACCTTGCTTGGCTCGGTGGCCGTGGCCAACACGGGCGGCTGGGAGACCTTCGTCAACCTGTCGACGAACGTGAGCAATCCGCCCAGCGGGACCACGACGCTCTACCTCGTCTTCAAGGGGCCCACCGGCCAGGGCAACCTGTTCGACGTCGACGCCTTCACCTTCGAGTCGTCGCAGAATGCGGACCCCGATCAGGTGCTCGTGTTCTCGAAGACGGCGGGGTTCCGCCATGACTCGATTCCGGCCGGGCTCGAGGCCATCCGCCAATTGGGCGCGGCGAATGGCTTCTCCGTGACGGCGACCGAGGACGGCACGGCGTTCAATCCGAGCAATTTGGCGTCGTTCAAGGCGGTGGTGTTCCTCAACACGACGATGGACGTGCTCGATGCCACGCAACAGAATGCGCTGCAGGGGTACGTGGACGGCGGGGGTGGCTTCGTCGGCGTGCATGCCGCCGCGGACACCGAATACGACTGGCCCTATTACGGGCAGCTCGTGGGGGCGTGGTTCAAGAGCCATCCCGCGGGGACCCCGCAGGCCGTGGTTCGGACGGAGGATACGTCGCACCCGGCCACGTCCCACCTCGGCCCGACGTGGACGCGCGTCGACGAGTGGTACAACTACCGCACGAACCCGCGGGCCAACGTCCGCGTGCTCCAGAACGTGGACGAGAGCACCTACTCCGGCGGCGAGATGGGCGGCGACCACCCCATCACCTGGTGCCATGCGCAAGGCAGCGGGCGCTCGTTCTACACGGGGCTCGGTCATACTATCGAGTCCTACTCGGATCCGGCGTTCCGCACGCTCTTGCTCGGCGGCATCCGGTACGCAACCGGCGCCGTCACCGCCAATTGCACGCCGAATGGGACACCACCGTCGACCATCGAGGGCGAGTCCTTCACCTCGGGCTCGGGCGTGCAGATCGCGGCGCACGGGCCGGCCAGCGGTGGCAACACGCTCGGGTACATCGACAACGGTGACTGGGCTGGCTACGCATCGGTGAGCACGGCCGGAAAGACGAAGTTCTCGGCGCGCGTCTCGTCGGCGGGCGCAGGCGGGGTGATCCACATCCGCTCGGGCTCGGCCACGGGGCCCGAGCTCGGGTCGGTCAACGTAAGCCCGACGGGCGGCTGGGAGACGTTTGCAACGGTCTCGACCACATTGACGGGCAATGGATCGGGCGCGCTTTTCCTGACGTTCACGGGTGGGTCCGGTTCATTGTTCGACATCGACACATTCACGATTGCGAACTAG
- a CDS encoding dicarboxylate/amino acid:cation symporter, which yields MAASRGSKFPFWLQITLGLVLGALLGWLAKTYEIAWLSTTLEKIGSLFVQLLKLAVAPLVFFAILLSITNLRQVKNAARLATRTLLWFMTTSLIAVVLGIGIGLLTNPGAGTGLTAADGKQPSHTGSWIDFLTGIVPSDMVTPFTKLNVLQIVFLATVAGIAALKLGDKAEPVLAFSRSVLALLQKALWWVIRLAPLGTLGLVGKAISTYGWNLLGKYATFTADIYVGCAIVMFGVYPLLLWTVGKLNPVHFFKGAWPALQLAFVSRSSVGTMPVTQKVTEQLGVPREYASFAVPFGATTKMDGCASIYPALAAIFVAQIFDVPLGPGEYLLIVFVSVIGSAATAGLTGATVMLTLTLSTLHLPLAGAGLLLAIDPILDMMRTATNVAGQIVVPLLVAAKEDILDREAYDRAANITTDAVEAPAE from the coding sequence ATGGCCGCCTCTCGTGGTTCCAAGTTTCCTTTTTGGCTGCAGATTACACTTGGTTTGGTGCTGGGCGCGTTGCTCGGTTGGCTTGCCAAGACGTACGAGATCGCTTGGCTGAGCACGACGCTCGAGAAGATCGGCTCGCTCTTCGTCCAATTGCTGAAGCTGGCCGTCGCACCGCTCGTCTTCTTCGCCATCCTGCTCTCCATCACGAACCTGCGGCAGGTGAAGAACGCCGCCCGCCTCGCCACGCGCACGTTGCTCTGGTTCATGACGACGTCGCTCATTGCGGTGGTCCTCGGCATCGGTATCGGGCTGCTCACGAACCCCGGCGCCGGCACCGGCCTGACGGCGGCCGATGGAAAGCAGCCGTCGCACACGGGCTCGTGGATCGACTTTCTCACGGGCATCGTTCCGTCGGACATGGTGACGCCGTTCACCAAGCTGAATGTGCTGCAGATCGTCTTTCTGGCCACCGTCGCGGGCATCGCGGCCTTGAAGCTCGGCGACAAGGCGGAGCCGGTGCTGGCGTTCAGCCGCTCGGTGTTGGCGCTGCTGCAGAAGGCCCTCTGGTGGGTCATCCGCCTCGCGCCACTCGGCACCTTGGGCCTCGTGGGCAAGGCGATTTCGACCTACGGGTGGAACCTGCTCGGCAAGTACGCAACGTTCACGGCGGACATCTACGTGGGCTGCGCCATCGTGATGTTCGGCGTCTATCCGCTGCTCCTGTGGACCGTGGGAAAGCTCAATCCGGTGCACTTCTTCAAGGGCGCGTGGCCCGCCCTTCAATTGGCCTTCGTGTCGCGCTCGTCGGTGGGCACGATGCCGGTGACCCAAAAGGTCACCGAGCAACTCGGCGTCCCGCGGGAGTACGCCTCCTTCGCCGTGCCGTTCGGCGCAACGACGAAGATGGACGGTTGCGCCTCGATCTACCCCGCGCTGGCCGCCATCTTCGTGGCCCAGATCTTCGACGTGCCCTTGGGCCCCGGTGAGTACCTGCTCATCGTGTTCGTCTCGGTCATCGGCTCCGCCGCCACCGCCGGCCTGACCGGCGCCACGGTGATGCTGACCCTGACCCTGTCGACGTTGCACCTGCCGCTGGCCGGTGCGGGTCTGCTCCTGGCCATCGATCCCATTTTGGACATGATGCGCACGGCGACCAATGTGGCGGGCCAAATCGTGGTGCCGCTGTTGGTCGCGGCCAAAGAGGACATCTTGGATCGCGAGGCGTACGACCGCGCTGCGAACATCACGACCGATGCGGTGGAAGCACCGGCGGAGTAG
- a CDS encoding sigma-54 dependent transcriptional regulator translates to MSTRVLVAEDERAIQLALAGLLRRQGYEVEQAHDGAEALRKLQEGVFDLVITDLALGEGPSGMDVLRASKEARPETPVVMITAYGSEKVAVQAMKSGAEDYVPKPFDNDEIRLVISRALERTRLAREHRLLLERVTRDYGFASLIGAGPAMRAVFSQIQKVAETDLTVLVRGESGSGKELVAQAIHQHGPRAARPFVAVNCAAISRELVESELFGHEKGAFTGASARRIGRFEAASGGTIFLDEIGDMPLETQAKVLRVLEERSFERVGGNRPIVADVRVVAATHRDLEGEVARGRYREDLYYRLKVVEIVVPPLRERLEDLPALVNRFLERIATRLGRDKRSISARAMARLAAHSWPGNVRELRHAVEQAAVLASDDVIDEADLRLGAPAQVDAKGLGTASFSEAKRRAIEDFERRFLTSALERHGGNISQTADAIGMVRQSLQQKMKELGLRADGKS, encoded by the coding sequence TTGAGCACGCGCGTTCTGGTGGCGGAAGACGAGCGCGCGATCCAACTCGCACTGGCCGGCCTGCTCCGGCGCCAAGGTTACGAGGTCGAGCAGGCGCACGATGGGGCGGAGGCGCTGCGCAAGCTTCAGGAAGGCGTTTTCGATCTGGTCATTACGGACCTTGCGCTCGGCGAAGGGCCGAGCGGAATGGACGTGCTTCGCGCCTCGAAGGAAGCGCGCCCGGAGACGCCGGTGGTCATGATCACGGCGTACGGATCGGAGAAGGTCGCCGTGCAGGCGATGAAGAGCGGCGCCGAGGATTACGTGCCGAAGCCCTTCGACAACGACGAGATTCGGTTGGTGATAAGCCGCGCCCTCGAGCGAACGCGCCTCGCGCGCGAACACCGCCTGTTGCTCGAGCGGGTGACGCGCGATTATGGCTTCGCATCGCTCATCGGCGCCGGACCCGCCATGCGCGCGGTGTTCAGTCAGATCCAGAAGGTCGCGGAGACCGATCTGACCGTCCTCGTGCGCGGCGAGAGCGGCAGCGGCAAGGAGCTCGTCGCCCAAGCGATCCACCAACACGGCCCGCGCGCGGCGCGCCCGTTCGTCGCCGTGAATTGTGCGGCCATCAGCCGCGAGCTCGTCGAGAGTGAGCTCTTCGGGCACGAGAAGGGGGCCTTCACCGGAGCGAGCGCCCGTCGCATCGGCCGTTTCGAAGCGGCCAGCGGCGGAACCATCTTTCTCGACGAAATTGGCGACATGCCCCTGGAGACGCAAGCGAAAGTGCTCCGCGTCCTCGAAGAGCGATCCTTCGAGCGCGTGGGCGGCAACCGCCCGATCGTCGCCGACGTCCGCGTGGTGGCGGCCACCCACCGCGATCTCGAGGGCGAGGTCGCACGCGGGCGCTACCGCGAGGATTTGTACTACCGGCTCAAAGTAGTGGAAATCGTCGTGCCGCCGCTGCGCGAACGGCTCGAGGATCTACCCGCGTTGGTGAACCGTTTCCTGGAACGAATCGCGACGCGCCTCGGCCGCGACAAGCGCTCGATCAGCGCGCGGGCGATGGCGCGTCTCGCGGCGCATTCATGGCCAGGAAACGTCCGCGAGCTTCGCCACGCGGTCGAGCAAGCCGCGGTTCTCGCGTCGGACGACGTGATCGACGAAGCCGACCTGCGCCTCGGCGCACCCGCGCAGGTTGATGCCAAGGGACTCGGCACGGCGTCCTTCAGTGAAGCGAAGCGCCGTGCGATCGAGGACTTCGAGCGTCGTTTCCTCACGAGCGCCCTCGAGCGCCACGGCGGCAACATCTCCCAGACCGCCGACGCCATCGGCATGGTGCGCCAAAGCCTCCAGCAGAAAATGAAAGAACTCGGCCTCCGCGCGGACGGAAAGAGCTAG
- a CDS encoding HAMP domain-containing histidine kinase, with translation MPVASQVESAHQKMVNRRIKFIAHYIVFSMVVALVAFTAGLKPGIILGLSWGIGLASHGFSAVVAPMLRQRWAEKVPEAPLAPMMTPERRILEGRHARSLEELSASIAHEIRNPITAAKSLVAQIGEDPSSLDNVEYARVALEELDRVERSIAHLLRFARDEEIVMGDTQMSEIVDSALETFRDRLARGNVAVKRTVDTDGAMRADAEKIRRVVINLVQNALDALEEGSVLEPCIEVSSGENLARTDVWLRIRDNGPGIPADRLPHLFQPFYTSKKTGTGLGLAVSKKIVDAHGGSLEACGAPGMGTEMTLTLPKGRP, from the coding sequence TTGCCCGTCGCGTCCCAAGTCGAGAGCGCTCACCAGAAGATGGTGAATCGGCGCATCAAGTTCATTGCGCATTACATCGTTTTCTCGATGGTGGTCGCGTTGGTGGCCTTCACCGCGGGCTTGAAGCCGGGGATCATCCTTGGGCTTTCCTGGGGAATAGGTCTCGCCAGTCACGGATTCTCGGCGGTCGTTGCGCCCATGCTGCGGCAACGCTGGGCCGAGAAAGTGCCCGAGGCGCCGCTGGCGCCCATGATGACGCCCGAGCGGCGCATCCTCGAAGGCCGTCATGCGCGCTCGCTCGAGGAGCTGTCGGCGTCGATTGCCCACGAGATTCGCAACCCCATCACGGCGGCAAAGAGCCTCGTCGCGCAGATCGGAGAAGACCCTTCGTCGCTCGACAACGTCGAGTACGCGCGGGTCGCCCTCGAAGAGCTCGACCGGGTGGAGCGGTCCATCGCGCACCTCCTTCGCTTCGCCCGCGACGAGGAGATCGTCATGGGGGATACGCAAATGAGCGAGATCGTCGATTCAGCGCTGGAAACCTTTCGCGATCGCTTGGCGCGGGGCAACGTGGCGGTCAAGCGCACCGTCGACACCGACGGTGCGATGCGCGCCGATGCGGAGAAGATTCGTCGCGTCGTCATCAACCTCGTCCAAAATGCGCTCGACGCACTGGAAGAAGGCTCGGTGCTCGAGCCGTGCATCGAGGTCTCGTCCGGTGAGAACCTTGCGCGGACGGATGTCTGGTTGCGCATTCGCGACAATGGTCCAGGGATCCCGGCCGACCGCCTTCCGCACCTTTTCCAGCCGTTCTACACGTCGAAAAAGACAGGGACCGGGCTCGGGTTGGCGGTCTCCAAGAAGATCGTCGACGCCCACGGCGGATCGCTGGAGGCGTGCGGCGCGCCGGGGATGGGCACCGAAATGACACTGACCTTGCCGAAGGGGCGTCCTTGA
- a CDS encoding discoidin domain-containing protein — MRSAFVFPKRDVLLVAMAAAAVVELVPSVASAACGAANIAANRPATASSTESATFPASAAVDGNGGTRWSSQFSDPQWLQIDLGSSQPLCQVDLTWEAAYASAFQIQVSADGNAWSNAYTTTTSGGGSQVIPISATGRYVRINGTQRATQWGYSLFEVAVHAGDGGSTVPPTDPKNPNFGPNVFVYGPGSSQPDMQNRLNTIFNQQHTNQFGTQRYAILFKPGSYNADVNLGFYTQVSGLGLSPDDVTINGHVRVEADWLQQGTDPNNKGNATQNFWRDAENLSVTLPAGQIERWAVSQAVPYRRMHLRGQVQLWNGGDGWSSGGLIADSKIDGLVESGSQQQFLTRNSELVNGWSGANWNMVFVGTPGAPAQSFPTPPMTTIGQTPVVREKPFLYFDGTGSYNVFVPALRQNSSGTSWGHGTPAGTPISLSQFFVASPSSGAALINTALQEGKHVLFTPGIYHLNQSLNVTRPGTVLLGIGLATLIPDNGVTAISIADVDGVKLAGLLVDAGPTNSSVLVQVGPPGSNASHASDPTSLHDFFVRVGGAGPGRATQSVVVNSQNVIGDHLWLWRGDHGDGTGWEANPAANGIVVNGANVTMYGLFVEHYQQYNVLWNGNGGRTYFFQNEFPYDPPNQAAWSSGGGNQGWAQYKVGNSVATHEAWGVGSYCYFNVNPSIVASRAFEVPAVAGVRFHGLVTVSLGGVGTINRVINDTGATANTANQVVKLPNFP, encoded by the coding sequence ATGCGATCTGCCTTCGTATTTCCCAAGCGTGACGTGTTGCTCGTGGCCATGGCCGCAGCAGCCGTGGTGGAGTTGGTTCCGTCCGTTGCCTCGGCAGCATGCGGCGCCGCCAATATCGCGGCCAATCGGCCAGCCACAGCATCTTCGACCGAATCGGCCACGTTTCCCGCCTCCGCCGCCGTCGATGGTAACGGCGGCACGCGCTGGTCGAGTCAATTTTCCGACCCGCAATGGCTCCAAATCGATTTGGGATCGAGTCAGCCGCTTTGCCAGGTCGATCTCACCTGGGAGGCCGCCTATGCGTCGGCCTTTCAAATCCAGGTTTCCGCCGATGGCAATGCCTGGAGCAACGCGTACACCACGACCACCAGCGGCGGCGGCTCGCAGGTCATTCCCATCAGCGCCACGGGACGTTACGTGCGCATCAATGGGACGCAGCGCGCCACGCAGTGGGGGTATTCGCTTTTCGAGGTCGCCGTGCACGCCGGCGACGGCGGATCGACGGTGCCGCCCACGGATCCGAAGAATCCCAACTTTGGACCCAATGTCTTCGTGTATGGGCCGGGGTCGTCGCAGCCGGATATGCAGAACAGGCTGAACACGATTTTCAATCAGCAGCACACGAATCAGTTCGGGACGCAGCGGTATGCCATTCTGTTCAAACCGGGCAGTTACAACGCCGACGTGAACCTCGGTTTCTACACGCAGGTATCCGGCCTGGGCCTATCGCCGGACGACGTGACCATCAACGGCCACGTGCGCGTCGAGGCGGATTGGCTGCAGCAGGGGACCGATCCGAACAACAAAGGAAACGCGACGCAGAATTTCTGGCGCGACGCGGAAAATCTCTCGGTGACGTTGCCCGCGGGGCAGATCGAGCGCTGGGCGGTGTCGCAGGCGGTCCCGTACCGGCGCATGCACCTGCGCGGCCAGGTGCAACTTTGGAATGGTGGTGACGGTTGGTCCAGCGGCGGCTTGATCGCCGACTCGAAGATCGATGGCCTGGTGGAATCGGGGTCGCAGCAGCAGTTTCTCACGCGCAATTCCGAGCTGGTGAACGGCTGGAGCGGCGCCAATTGGAACATGGTGTTCGTGGGCACGCCGGGCGCGCCTGCGCAATCGTTCCCCACTCCGCCCATGACCACCATTGGTCAGACGCCGGTGGTGCGGGAGAAGCCGTTTCTCTATTTCGATGGGACGGGGAGCTACAACGTGTTCGTTCCTGCCCTGCGGCAGAACTCCTCGGGCACGTCGTGGGGACACGGCACGCCGGCGGGGACGCCGATTTCATTGAGCCAGTTCTTCGTGGCCTCCCCCTCGAGCGGGGCGGCGCTCATCAATACGGCGCTGCAAGAGGGCAAGCATGTGCTCTTCACGCCGGGGATTTACCATCTGAATCAGTCGCTGAACGTCACGCGCCCGGGCACGGTGCTCCTCGGCATCGGGCTCGCCACGTTGATTCCCGACAATGGTGTGACGGCCATTTCCATCGCCGACGTGGATGGCGTGAAGCTCGCCGGATTGCTCGTCGACGCGGGGCCGACCAATTCGTCGGTGCTCGTGCAGGTGGGCCCTCCGGGCTCCAACGCGAGCCATGCGTCCGACCCCACGTCGCTGCACGACTTCTTCGTGCGCGTGGGCGGGGCAGGGCCGGGGCGCGCCACGCAAAGCGTGGTGGTGAACAGCCAGAACGTGATTGGCGACCATCTCTGGCTCTGGCGCGGTGATCATGGCGACGGCACCGGCTGGGAGGCGAACCCCGCGGCCAATGGCATCGTGGTCAATGGCGCGAACGTGACCATGTATGGTCTTTTCGTGGAGCACTACCAGCAATACAACGTGCTCTGGAACGGCAACGGCGGCCGCACGTACTTCTTCCAAAACGAGTTCCCCTACGATCCGCCGAACCAAGCCGCATGGTCCAGCGGCGGCGGCAACCAGGGTTGGGCGCAATACAAAGTGGGCAACTCGGTCGCCACCCACGAGGCATGGGGCGTGGGTAGCTACTGCTACTTCAATGTGAATCCATCCATCGTGGCCAGCCGCGCCTTCGAGGTGCCCGCGGTCGCCGGCGTGCGCTTCCACGGCCTGGTCACGGTATCGCTGGGTGGCGTGGGGACCATCAACCGCGTCATCAACGATACGGGGGCCACCGCCAACACGGCGAATCAGGTCGTCAAGTTGCCGAACTTTCCCTAG